A single Defluviitalea saccharophila DNA region contains:
- the hisIE gene encoding bifunctional phosphoribosyl-AMP cyclohydrolase/phosphoribosyl-ATP diphosphatase HisIE: protein MEIFNEIKFDSQGLIPAITQDIHTKEVLMVAYMNKEALKKTLETGNAHYYSRSRNKLWLKGETSGHFQRVKEISIDCDLDAILMQVEQVGAACHTGHQSCFYRSLKNNELIEKQANTQDHNKFEVLQQVYDVIVDRRKNPKEGSYTNYLFDKGIDKMLKKVGEESAEVIIASKNNDKAEITYEMSDLLYHLMVVMVQTGVQWEDLCNELMKRR from the coding sequence ATGGAGATCTTCAACGAAATAAAATTTGACTCGCAGGGGTTAATACCTGCAATCACTCAAGACATACACACAAAAGAAGTATTAATGGTAGCTTATATGAATAAAGAAGCACTGAAAAAAACATTAGAAACCGGGAATGCTCATTATTACAGCCGAAGCAGGAACAAATTATGGCTTAAAGGAGAAACCTCCGGACATTTTCAAAGAGTAAAAGAGATTTCAATTGACTGCGATTTAGATGCGATTTTAATGCAAGTAGAACAGGTGGGAGCTGCATGCCATACCGGACACCAGTCTTGTTTCTATCGCTCCCTAAAAAACAATGAATTAATTGAAAAACAAGCAAATACCCAAGATCATAATAAATTTGAAGTATTACAGCAAGTATATGATGTGATTGTAGATAGAAGAAAAAATCCCAAAGAAGGCTCTTATACAAATTATCTTTTTGATAAAGGCATAGATAAAATGTTAAAAAAGGTTGGGGAAGAATCTGCAGAGGTCATCATTGCTTCAAAAAACAATGACAAAGCTGAAATCACTTATGAAATGTCGGATCTTTTATATCATTTAATGGTTGTGATGGTACAGACAGGAGTTCAATGGGAAGATCTTTGTAATGAATTAATGAAGAGAAGATAA